The Streptomyces sp. TLI_105 DNA segment CTCTCGGCCCTCACCGGCTTCGCGGTCCTCACCGTCGCCGGGCCGGGCCTGTGGAGCGCGGCCGTCGCGGGCGGTCTCGCCCTCGGCGTGATGATGCTCGCCCGTACCCCGCACTCGCCCGCCGCGGCCACGGCCGTCATCGTCGCCCTCCAGGACCCGCCCTTCCGGTCGTTTCTCGGCCTTCTCGCCCTCGCCTCCCTCCTCCTGGTCGCCGTCGGTCTCGGCGCGGGCCGTGCCACGGGGCGGACGTATCCCGTCTACTGGTTCTAACCTCTTTGCATGCAGCAGGAGTTGAGGGTGGCGGCCTACGCCGTGTGTGTCCGCGACGGCGAGGTGCTCCTCGCCCGCTGGGTCGCGAAGGACGGCACCAAGAGGTGGACCCTGCCGGGCGGCGGCATGGACCACGGTGAGGATCCCGTCCACACCGTCGTCCGTGAGGTCGAGGAGGAGACGGGCTATCTGACCGAGCCGACCGTCCTCCTCGGCATCGACTCCATCCGGCGCTCCTGGCTCCGCCGGCTCGGCGGCCCCGGTGACTGGCAGGGCCTGCGGATCATCTACGAGGCGCGGATCACCGGCGGCGCCCTGCGGAACGAGGAGGACGGCTCCACGGACCTCGCCGCCTGGCACCCGCTCGACTCCGTGTCCTCCCTCACCCGCGTCGAACTCGTCGACATCGGCCTCCAGCTCTGGCGCGACCGGCCGCCCGTCGGGCGCTCGCACCTCACGGAGCACGAGAACGGCTGAAAGACGCTCAACCACCGAAGACGCGATCAACCCCCGCCCACCTCCCGGGGTCCCTCCCCCCGACCGCAGCACAACGATCAGGGGAGCCCCGCATGTCAGCCGCACGTACCGTCGTCGCCGCCACCCTCGTGGCAGGTCTCGCCGCCGCCACCCTCGCCGCCCCCGCCCTCGCCGCGCAGGCGCCGGCCCCGGCGCACCGGCAGGACCACGCGGCCACCCAGCAGGCCCTGGACGCAGCCGTCGCCGACGGCGTGCCCGGCGCCGTCGCCCAGGCCCGCGACGGACGCGACCGCTGGACCGGCACCGCCGGCGAGCGCAAGGGCAATGACCGCTACCGGGTCGGCTCCATCACCAAGACGTTCACCGCCACCGTCCTCCTCCAGCTCCAGGCGGAGGGCCGCATCGACCTCGACGACCCGGTCGAGAAGTGGCTTCCCGGCGTCGTCCGGGGCAACGGCCACGACGGCCGGAAGATCACCGTCCGCCAGCTGCTCAACCACACCAGCGGCATCTACAGCTACACCGAGGACCCCGCCTTCCAGGAGAAGGTCTTCGGTCCCGGGTTCCTGGAGCACCGCTACGACACCTGGACCCCGCGGCAGCTCGTCTCCGTCGCCATGGCCCACGAGCCGGACTTCGCGCCCGGCAGCGGCTGGAACTACTCCAACACCAACTTCGTCCTCGCCGGCATGGTGATCGAGAAGGTCACCGGCCGCCCGTACGGCAAGGCCGTCGAGAACCGGATCATCAAGCCGCTCAAGCTCCGCGCCACCACCGTCCCCGGGACCCGCTCGGCCATGCCGGAGCCCAGCAGCCCGGCGTACTCCAAGCTCTCCCGGGACGTGAACGCCCCCGTCCACGAGGTCTCCGACCTCAACCCGAGCATCGCGGGCGCGGCCGGCGAGATCATCTCCGACTCCCGCGACCTGCAGACCTTCTACAGCGCCCTGCTCAAGGGCCGGCTCCTCACCAAGGGAGGGCTGAAGGAGATGACCACCACGGTCCCGATCTCCCCCGACTACCCGAACGTCGGCTACGGCCTCGGCCTGATGAAGGACAAGCTGAGCTGCGGAGTGGAGATCTGGGGCCACGGCGGCGGCATCCACGGCTCCTCCTCCCTGGCCCAGGTGACCCGCGACGGCGAGCACTCCCTGGCCGGCAACTTCAACGCCGACTGGGCGGGCAGCGCCCAGAAGGTCATCGAGGCCGAGTTCTGCGGCACGGCCCCGAAGGAGCAGTCGTCCCCGAGCGAGTAGCGCTCACCGGGGCAGGACGACGACGTAGGCGGCGGGCTGCCGGTCCGTCGCGGCCATCAGGGCCGTACGCACCACGGTGGCCTGCTGGTCCATCGCCTCGCGCAGCTTGCGCGGGGTGAGGTGGACGACCGTGATGCCGAGCCGCTCCAGGTGCTCCCGCTTGCGGGTGTACTCGGTCCACAGCTCGTCGTCGTCCTGCCGCGGCGCCCGGGTGTCCAGCTCCACGGCGACCGCCTGGTCGGGCCAGTAGGCGTCCACCCCGCCCAGGTGCGGGCCGCCCGGCAGCCGCAGGTCCACGTTCCACAGCGGGTCCGGCAGCGCGAACTCCCGCACCATCTCGTAGAGCCGCTGCTCGGAGAGCGAGCGCCCCTCGGCGAGCAGCGAGTCCACCGCGTCCACCACGTGCGGCCGGGAGAGCAGCCGGGCCCGGCTCAACTCCCGTACCACCGCGCCCGGTTCGCAGTGGCCGCCGCGGACGGCCTCGGTGAGCAGCCGGCGTACCGTCTCCGTGTCCGCGAGGCCCGACACCGCGTCGGCGACGGCGCGGGCGACCGGGGCGACGGGGACGCCCGTGAGCTCCACCGGCTCCGGCGACTCGGGGGCGCGCACCACCCGCACCCAGCCGGTCGAGCGCAGCCGCCGGGTGCGCGGCACCAGGACGTCGATCCGGTCCAGGGCGGTGAGCGGGGGAGCGGAGGAGAAGCGGTGCAGGGTCAGCGCGGCGAGTCCGGTGATCATCGCGTCGGGCCCCTGCGGGGGCACGGCCCCGGTCCTGCGGGCGTAGAGCAGCGCGGCCTTCAGTCGGTCCTCGCTGGTGGGCGGTCCGGGCTGGAGCAGGAAGACGCCGGGGAGCAGCTGCTGCCAGCCGCCGGGCCGGCAGTGCGCGGCGACCTCGGCGGCGGGGATGCCCTGTGCCCTCAACTGGTCGGCCGAAGCGAGGCGTTGCGCACGCCCGGTGCGGGAGGAGAGGGGGAGGGGGCGGGGGGTGATGGGGGTGTTGTGGTTCATGCCGGGGGTCTTCCGCTTCCGAAGGCTCCCCTAACCTCTGTTACACGCTCGTCGACATTTAGGGACAACCTCGCCCTAAAGTACGCACGTTCGAGTGCCGATGAGGGCGGCGCCCCGAAGGGTGCCGCCCCCGTCGACGTACCGACTACTCCGCCACGCGTCCGTCACACGCCTGCGCCCGCAGCGCCCGCGCCAGGTCGTCGCGCGCCTCCAGGACGAGGCGGCGCAGCGCCGGCGGGGCCGACTCGTGCTCCGACAGCCAGGCGTCCGTCGCGGCGAGCGTCGTCTCGTCGTCCTGGAGCCCCGGGAACAGGCCCCGGACCACGTGGATGCCGATCTGGATCGACCGCTCCTCCCACAGCCGCTCGATCGCCGCGAAGTACTTCTCGGCGTACGGCGCGATCAGTTCGCGCTGCGAGGGCTGGACGAAGCCCGCGATGGTCGCCTCGACCAGCGCGTTCGACAGGGCGTCCGACTCGACGACCTGTGCCCAGGCCTGCGCCTTGACCGCCGCCGAGGGCCGCGAGGCGAGCAGGCGGGTCTGGTGGCGCTTGCCCGTGGCCGTGTCGTCCCGGGCCAGCTCCTCGTCGATCCGGGCCTCGTCCGCGCGGCCGTGGACGGCCAGCGGGGAGAGCAGCGCCCAGCGCAGCTCCTGGTCGACGTCGAGGCCGTCGATCTTCGCCGTGCCGTCGAGCAGCCCCTCCAGGAGCTGGAAGTCGGCCTCGGCGGAGGCGGTCGCCGCGAAGAACCGCGCCCAGGTCAGCTGGTGCTCGCTGCCCGGCTCGGCCAGGCGCAGCTCGCGCAGTCCGCCCTCGGCGAGCAGCCGGCCGCCCTCCTCGCGCCAGGCGGGCGCCGCGTAGTGGGTGACGGCCGACTTCGTCCAGGCGTGCACCATCTGGAGGACGCCGATGTCGGTCTCACGGCCGGCGAAGGCGAGCGCGACGGAGACGAAGTCCCGGGCGGGCATGAGCCCGTCGCGGGTCAGGTTCCACAGCGCCGACCAGCACAGGGCGCGGGCCAGCGGGTCGGTGATGTCGCCGAGGTGCGCCCGGAGGGTCGCGAGCGAGCCCTCGTCGAAGCGGATCTTGCAGTAGGTCAGGTCGTCGTCGTTGACCAGCACCAGGTCGGGCTTCTCCCGGCCCGCGAGCCCGTCGACGACGGTCCGGACGCCGGTGATGTCGGCCTCGGCCCGCGCGTACCGCACGAGCTCCCCGCCGGAGAGCCGGTAGAGGCCTACGGCGGCGCGGTGCGGGCGGAGCTCGTCGCCCTCCTGGAGGACGGCGAGCTCGGTGATCCGGCCCTCCGCGTCGTAGGTGACGGCCGGGGTCAGGCTGTTGACGCCGGAGGTCTGGAGCCAGGACTTCGCCCAGGTCTTCATGTCCCGCCCGGAGGTCTCCTCCAGGATCGCGAGGAGGTCGGCCAGGCGCGTGTTCCCGTAGGCGTGGCGCTTGAAGTAGCGGCGCGCGCCCTCCAGGAACGCGTCCCGCCCGGCGTACGCGACGAGCTGCTTGAGCACCGAGGCGCCCTTGGCGTACGTGATGCCGTCGAAGTTGAGCTTGGCGTCCTCCAGGTCCCGGATGTCGGCCGTGATCGGGTGGGTGGACGGCAGCTGGTCGGCGCGGTACGCCCAGGACTTGCGGTTGTTGGCGAAGGTCACCCAGCTGTTGGTGAAGCGGGTGGCCTCGGCGTTCACGAAGGAGCCCATGAAGTCCGCGAAGGACTCCTTCAGCCACAGGTCGTCCCACCACACCATGGTCACCAGGTCGCCGAACCACATGTGCGCCATCTCGTGCAGGATGACGTTGGCCCGGCTCTCGTACGCGGCCTGGGTGACCTTGCCCCGGTAGATGTACTCCTCGCGGAAGGTCACCAGGCCCGGGTTCTCCATCGCGCCGAGGTTGTACTCGGGGACGAAGGCCTGGTCGTACTTCCCGAAGGGGTACGGGTAGTCGAAGTTGTCGTGGAAGAAGTCGAAGCCCTGCTTGGTGATCAGGAAGACGTCGTCCGCGTCGAAGTGCTTCGCGAGCGACTTGCGGCACATCGCGCCGAGCGGGATCTCCAGGTCGCCGCGCGTGTAGCTGTCGGTCACGTAGTGGTAGGGGCCCGCCACGACGCACGTGATGTACGTGGAGATCGGCGCCGTCTCCGCGAACCGCCACACGCCCTCGGCGTCCCGCTCGCCCGCGCCGTTCGACCAGACCGTCCAGCCCTCCGGCGCGGTCACCGCGAAGCGGTACGGCGCCTTGAGGTCGGGCTGCTCGAAGTTGGCGTACACCCGGCGGGCGTCGGCCGGCTCGTACTGCGTGTAGAGGTAGACCTCGCCGTCCTCCGGGTCGACGAAGCGGTGCATGCCCTCGCCGGTGCGGCTGTAGGCGCACTGCGCGTCCACCACGAGCGTGTTCTCGTCGGCGAGGCCGTCGAGCGCGATCCGCGCGCCGTCGAAGACCACCGCCGGGTCGAGGGAGCGGCCGTTGAGCGTGACCGCGTTCACCGAGGGGGCGATCAGGTCGACGAACGTGCTCGTGCCCTCGCCGGTGCGGCGGAACCGGATCGTCGTCTGCGAGCGGAAGGTGCGCACCGCCTCGGCGGACTCGCCGACCGCCGACCGCAGGTCGAGGACGACCTCGTACCCGTCGACGGACAGCAGCGCGGCCCGCTCGTGGGCCTCGTCGCGGGACAGATTCTCACCGGGCACGGTCACTCCTTCGTGGCGCGTTCGAAACAGCACCGATCCTCCCATGTGCCACTGTCACGCGGGACACGGGAATGTGTCCGCGCGTCCGCGGGTTGGCTCCTTTCGGCGCACCACTTTCTTCTTTCCGCGGCCTCACCGAGGAGTGACATGTCCGAGAGCAGGACCACCGCCGACTTCTACTTCGACCCGCTGTGCCCGTGGGCCTGGATGACCTCCCGCTGGATGCTGGAGGTGGAGCAGGTCCGCCCGGTCGACGTGCGCTGGAAGGTCATGAGCCTGGCCGTGCTCAACGAGAACCGGCTCGACGAGGTCCCCGCCGAGTACCGCGAGATGCTGGAGACCCAGGCCTGGGGCCCGGTCCGCGTGGTGATCGCCGCCCAGCAGCTGCACGGCGACGAGGTCGTCGGCAAGCTCTACACGGCGCTCGGCACCCGCTTCCACAACAACAACGAGGGGCCGACGCGCGAGGCGATCGTCGGCGCCCTGAAGGACGTCGGCCTGCCCGAGGACCTGGTCGACTACGCCGACAAGGACACGTACGACACCGAGCTCCGTGCCTCCCACGAGGAGGGCATAGAGAAGGTCGGCCAGGACGTCGGCACCCCGGTCATCTCGGTGCCGGGCCCGACGGGCGACGAGGTCGCCTTCTTCGGCCCCGTCGTCACCCCGACCCCGCGCGGCGAGGCGGCGGCCCGACTGTGGGACGGCACGCTGCTCGTGGCGTCGACGCCGGGCTTCTACGAGATCAAGCGCACGCGGACGGCGGCGCCCAGCTTCGAGTAGTCCGCACCGCACGTACAGAAGAACCCCCGCGATTCACGTCATCGCGGGGGTTCTTCCTCGTTCCGTCCGCAGGTGAAGGTGGAGAAGACGATCACGAGCAGGACGACGGGGGAGCCTTGCGGCTCGGCTCAGAAGGAGATCAGCGGCACCGAGGCCTTCGCCGACAGGTAGCGCCGGTGCACGTCCTGCCAGTCGACGACCTGCCACATGGCCTCGATGAAGTCGACCTTCTGGTTCTTGTACTGCAGGTAGAAGGCGTGCTCCCAGGCGTCGAAGACCAGGATCGGGACCGAGCCCTGGCCGACGTTGCCCTGGTGGTCGTAGACCTGCTCGACGATGAGCCGGCCGCTGATCGGCTCGTACGCGAGGACGCCCCAGCCGGAGCCCTGGGTGGTCGCGGAGGCCTTGGTCAGCTGGGCCTTGAACTTGACGAAGGAGCCGAAGGACTCGGTGATCGCGTCCGCGAGCTCACCCACGCCGTCGGCGGCGAGCGGCTCGCCGCCGCCCCCGTCCTTCGGGCTGTTCATGTTGTTCCAGTAGATGGAGTGGAGGATGTGCCCGGAGAGGTGGAACGCGAGGTTCTTCTCCAGGCCGTTGATCGCACCCCACTGGTCCTTGTCGCGCGCCTCTTCCAGCTGCTCCAGGGTGTCGTTCGCCCCCTTGACGTAAGCGGCGTGGTGCTTGTCGTGGTGCAGCTCGATGATCTGCGGATTGATCACCGGCTCCAGCGCCGCGTAGTCGTACGGCAGCTCCGGAAGTGTGTAGATCGCCATGTGCCCGAGCCCTTCGACGGCTTATTGCAACCTCTATGCAAGTGCAGGCTAGCAGTAGTTGATCTCCAGGGGCATGAAGGGACCCCCGGACCGAGTGGTGGTCCGGGGGTCGCCGTACGGGTAGGGGGGAGGCTCAGGAGGCCCGGTCCGCCGCCGTCTTCTGGCGTACGAAGCCGACCACGGCGAGCAGCAGCGTCAGGCCGCCCGTCCAGTACAGCTGCACGCGGGTGCCCTCCTCGCGCGCCATGAGGACGAAGATCGCCGCCATGCCGGCCAGCGCCACCCACGTCAGCACCGGGAAGGCCCACATCCGCACGACCAGCTTCTCGGGCTCCGCGCGCTCGGTGCGGCGGCGCAGCACCAGCTGGGAGGCGGCGATGAAGAACCAGACGACCAGGATGATCGCGCCGATGGTGTTGAGCAGCCAGATGAAGGCCTTGTCCGGCGACCAGTAGCTCAGCAGCACGCAGCCGAAGCCGACGACGCAGGAGACGAGCACTGCCGGGCGCGGGACCCCGCCGAACAGCCTGCCCAGAGCCTTCGGGCCCTGGCCGCGCGCGACCAGCGAACCGGCCATGCGGGAGGCGCCGTAGATGTTGGCGTTCATCGCCGAGAGCAGGGCGACGAGCACGACCACGTTCATGATCTGGCCGGCCGCCGGGATGCCCAGGTGGTCGAGGGCGGCGACGTACGGGCCCTTCTCGACGACCGCCTTGTCGTCCCACGGGACGAGGGTGACGATGACCGCCATGGAGCCGATGTAGAAGAGCGCGATCCGCCACATCGCCGTACGGACGGCCTTGGCGACCCCCTGCACCGGGTGCTCCGACTCGGCCGCCGCGATGGTGACCGTCTCCAGGCCGCCGTACGCGAAGACGGAGGCCAGCAGGCCCACGATCAGGCCCTCGGAGCCGTGCGGGAAGAAGCCGCCCTCGCCGCTGAGGTTCGCGGCGCCGGGGGCGTCCGTGCCGGGCAGGACGCCGACGATGGCGAGGACGCCGATGCCGAGGAAGAGGACGATGGCGCCGACCTTGAGCGCCGCGAACCAGAACTCGAACTCGCCGAAGTTCTTCACCGCCGCCAGGTTGGTGACGCAGAAGACCACCATGAAGAGCGCGACCCAGGCCCACTCGGGGCTGCCCGGGAACCAACCCGTCATGATCTTCGCGGCGCCGATGCCCTCCAGGCCGACGGCGACGCAGAGCAGGAACCAGAAGGCCCAGCCCGAGGTGAAGCCCGCCCAGGAGCCGAAGGCCCGCTCGGCGTGGACGGAGAAGGAGCCGGAGGCCGGGTTCGCGGCCGACATCTCGCCGAGCATCCGCATCACGAGCATGACGAGCACGCCCGAGATCGCGTAGGCGATGACGATCGAGGGCCCGGCGGCGGCGATGCCCGCGCCGGAGCCGACGAAGAGCCCGGCGCCGATGACCCCGCCGAGGGCGATCATCGAGAGATGGCGCTGCTTGAGGCCGTGCGAGAGGCCCTCGGCAGGTGCGGTCGCGCCGTCCTTGCGGTCGGCCGGCGCGGGCGCGGTGGTCCGAGACATGGGCGAACCCTGTTCACTAGCTGAGACGGGGAGGAAGCCCACAGTGTGGGTGGGCGCGCCGCTCAGAGGGAACCGGAGTCCGCTATACGGGCACGACCTTCACACAAGGTGAAGATTCAGTTCCCGTTCGTGCGCGGCTCCCGGGCCCACGCCACCAGCAGGACGACCCCGGTCGCCCCCGCCGACCACAGCACCTGCGGCCGCGCCCCGTCGTCGAACAGCATCAGGACGACCACCGCGCCCATCGCGGCGAGCGCCACCCACGTCAGCCACGGGAAGCCCCACATCCTCAGCGTCAGCGTCTCCGGTGCCTCCCGCTCGATCCGGCGCCGCAGCCGCAGCTCCGAGACCGCGATGAGCGCCCAGACGAAGAGCAGCACCGCGCCGACCGCGTTCAGCATGTAGAGGAAGACGGAATCCGGCCACTTCAGATTGAGCAGCACGGAGACGAACCCGAAGGCCACCGAGGCGAGCACCGCCCGCCGGGGAACACCACCGGGGGACACCCTCAGCAGCCCCTTCGGCGCCTCCCCGCGCTCCGCCAGCGAGAACACCATCCGGGACGAGCCGTACAGGTTCGCGTTGAGCGCCGAGAGCAGCGCCACGAACACCACCACGTTCATGATCTGGCCCGCCCCCGGCACCCCGATCGCGTCCAGGACCGCCACGTACGGCGACTCGCCCGGCTTCATCGAGGTCCACGGCAGCAGCGTCACGATGACCAGCATCGAGCCCACGTAGAAGAGCAGGATCCGCCAGACCGCGCTGCGCACCGCCCGCGCCACGTTCCGCGCCGGGTCGTCGGACTCGGCCGCCGCGATGGTGACGACCTCCAGGCCGCCGAAGGCGAAGACGACCGCCAGGACCCCGGAGACCACCCCCGACCAGCCG contains these protein-coding regions:
- a CDS encoding amino acid permease — encoded protein: MSRTTAPAPADRKDGATAPAEGLSHGLKQRHLSMIALGGVIGAGLFVGSGAGIAAAGPSIVIAYAISGVLVMLVMRMLGEMSAANPASGSFSVHAERAFGSWAGFTSGWAFWFLLCVAVGLEGIGAAKIMTGWFPGSPEWAWVALFMVVFCVTNLAAVKNFGEFEFWFAALKVGAIVLFLGIGVLAIVGVLPGTDAPGAANLSGEGGFFPHGSEGLIVGLLASVFAYGGLETVTIAAAESEHPVQGVAKAVRTAMWRIALFYIGSMAVIVTLVPWDDKAVVEKGPYVAALDHLGIPAAGQIMNVVVLVALLSAMNANIYGASRMAGSLVARGQGPKALGRLFGGVPRPAVLVSCVVGFGCVLLSYWSPDKAFIWLLNTIGAIILVVWFFIAASQLVLRRRTERAEPEKLVVRMWAFPVLTWVALAGMAAIFVLMAREEGTRVQLYWTGGLTLLLAVVGFVRQKTAADRAS
- a CDS encoding serine hydrolase, translated to MSAARTVVAATLVAGLAAATLAAPALAAQAPAPAHRQDHAATQQALDAAVADGVPGAVAQARDGRDRWTGTAGERKGNDRYRVGSITKTFTATVLLQLQAEGRIDLDDPVEKWLPGVVRGNGHDGRKITVRQLLNHTSGIYSYTEDPAFQEKVFGPGFLEHRYDTWTPRQLVSVAMAHEPDFAPGSGWNYSNTNFVLAGMVIEKVTGRPYGKAVENRIIKPLKLRATTVPGTRSAMPEPSSPAYSKLSRDVNAPVHEVSDLNPSIAGAAGEIISDSRDLQTFYSALLKGRLLTKGGLKEMTTTVPISPDYPNVGYGLGLMKDKLSCGVEIWGHGGGIHGSSSLAQVTRDGEHSLAGNFNADWAGSAQKVIEAEFCGTAPKEQSSPSE
- a CDS encoding DsbA family protein — protein: MSESRTTADFYFDPLCPWAWMTSRWMLEVEQVRPVDVRWKVMSLAVLNENRLDEVPAEYREMLETQAWGPVRVVIAAQQLHGDEVVGKLYTALGTRFHNNNEGPTREAIVGALKDVGLPEDLVDYADKDTYDTELRASHEEGIEKVGQDVGTPVISVPGPTGDEVAFFGPVVTPTPRGEAAARLWDGTLLVASTPGFYEIKRTRTAAPSFE
- a CDS encoding HPP family protein, translating into MTTAPPRPTAPPRPRPRTALTSTGASVAALLLLVAVGTLLRQPLLIPPLAASMALVAGAPDLPLSQPRSVVGGQLLSALTGFAVLTVAGPGLWSAAVAGGLALGVMMLARTPHSPAAATAVIVALQDPPFRSFLGLLALASLLLVAVGLGAGRATGRTYPVYWF
- a CDS encoding amino acid permease translates to MHEPLAPEPEPLSHGLKQRHLTMLGLGGVIGAGLFVGSGAGIAVAGPGIVVSYLIAGALAMLVMRMLGEMSAAMPASGAFSVHAERALGRWAGFSVGWLYWFLLVVVLAVEATGAARIAHGWVPGVPQWGWVLVFMIVFTLANLAAVKNFGEFEFWFAALKVGAIVLFLVLGVLAIVGWLPTASVSSGDPVGLANLTGQGGFLPNGWSGVVSGVLAVVFAFGGLEVVTIAAAESDDPARNVARAVRSAVWRILLFYVGSMLVIVTLLPWTSMKPGESPYVAVLDAIGVPGAGQIMNVVVFVALLSALNANLYGSSRMVFSLAERGEAPKGLLRVSPGGVPRRAVLASVAFGFVSVLLNLKWPDSVFLYMLNAVGAVLLFVWALIAVSELRLRRRIEREAPETLTLRMWGFPWLTWVALAAMGAVVVLMLFDDGARPQVLWSAGATGVVLLVAWAREPRTNGN
- a CDS encoding superoxide dismutase: MAIYTLPELPYDYAALEPVINPQIIELHHDKHHAAYVKGANDTLEQLEEARDKDQWGAINGLEKNLAFHLSGHILHSIYWNNMNSPKDGGGGEPLAADGVGELADAITESFGSFVKFKAQLTKASATTQGSGWGVLAYEPISGRLIVEQVYDHQGNVGQGSVPILVFDAWEHAFYLQYKNQKVDFIEAMWQVVDWQDVHRRYLSAKASVPLISF
- the pepN gene encoding aminopeptidase N gives rise to the protein MPGENLSRDEAHERAALLSVDGYEVVLDLRSAVGESAEAVRTFRSQTTIRFRRTGEGTSTFVDLIAPSVNAVTLNGRSLDPAVVFDGARIALDGLADENTLVVDAQCAYSRTGEGMHRFVDPEDGEVYLYTQYEPADARRVYANFEQPDLKAPYRFAVTAPEGWTVWSNGAGERDAEGVWRFAETAPISTYITCVVAGPYHYVTDSYTRGDLEIPLGAMCRKSLAKHFDADDVFLITKQGFDFFHDNFDYPYPFGKYDQAFVPEYNLGAMENPGLVTFREEYIYRGKVTQAAYESRANVILHEMAHMWFGDLVTMVWWDDLWLKESFADFMGSFVNAEATRFTNSWVTFANNRKSWAYRADQLPSTHPITADIRDLEDAKLNFDGITYAKGASVLKQLVAYAGRDAFLEGARRYFKRHAYGNTRLADLLAILEETSGRDMKTWAKSWLQTSGVNSLTPAVTYDAEGRITELAVLQEGDELRPHRAAVGLYRLSGGELVRYARAEADITGVRTVVDGLAGREKPDLVLVNDDDLTYCKIRFDEGSLATLRAHLGDITDPLARALCWSALWNLTRDGLMPARDFVSVALAFAGRETDIGVLQMVHAWTKSAVTHYAAPAWREEGGRLLAEGGLRELRLAEPGSEHQLTWARFFAATASAEADFQLLEGLLDGTAKIDGLDVDQELRWALLSPLAVHGRADEARIDEELARDDTATGKRHQTRLLASRPSAAVKAQAWAQVVESDALSNALVEATIAGFVQPSQRELIAPYAEKYFAAIERLWEERSIQIGIHVVRGLFPGLQDDETTLAATDAWLSEHESAPPALRRLVLEARDDLARALRAQACDGRVAE
- a CDS encoding NUDIX hydrolase — protein: MQQELRVAAYAVCVRDGEVLLARWVAKDGTKRWTLPGGGMDHGEDPVHTVVREVEEETGYLTEPTVLLGIDSIRRSWLRRLGGPGDWQGLRIIYEARITGGALRNEEDGSTDLAAWHPLDSVSSLTRVELVDIGLQLWRDRPPVGRSHLTEHENG